A genome region from Euphorbia lathyris chromosome 4, ddEupLath1.1, whole genome shotgun sequence includes the following:
- the LOC136226981 gene encoding serine/threonine-protein kinase-like protein At3g51990, translating into MGYLSCKAESAIAVSNPSSQSKQDKPIKIQQFHYSDLEAATNGFSDQKLLGKGSHGCVYKAVIRGRHVAIKKPSRCLEFGQEVDNEMEILSKIHSPRLVNLLGFANDTKHRLLVVEFMSNGTLYDVLHSNSRPPNWARRIRLALQIAKAIDILHSLNPPVIHRDIKSANVLIDRNYNARLGDFGLALRCGSDDDYRLKSTPPAGTMGYLDPCYVTPDNLSTKTDVFSFGILLLEIISGRKAIDVGHSPPSIVDWAIPLIKKGKLGFVYDPRIAPLKDLITRKQLALIAAKCVRSCRERRPSMKEVADWLTSLSKLVPLHSWNGFNNPCMMVETVGRPVEMRIPQFGMKRDSIGEDNFDGADDELGVKSVKDSRRVYSDLGFRSNLMELMAGAEGETDGVESNLKSGNRASSSRFSSARYSTKGRPRSKSRVDDKVLIRMRKNQSADGGSDLFSEQDGAVALSRFNTGV; encoded by the coding sequence ATGGGTTACCTTTCTTGCAAGGCAGAATCCGCTATTGCCGTCTCCAACCCATCATCTCAATCCAAACAAGATAAACCCATTAAGATCCAGCAATTTCACTACAGTGATCTCGAGGCCGCCACTAATGGTTTCTCCGACCAGAAATTGTTGGGTAAAGGCAGCCATGGCTGCGTCTACAAAGCTGTAATCCGCGGCCGTCATGTTGCCATCAAAAAACCCTCCAGATGTCTTGAATTTGGCCAGGAAGTCGACAATGAGATGGAGATCTTGTCCAAGATTCACAGTCCTAGATTGGTAAACTTGTTAGGCTTTGCTAATGATACTAAACATAGATTGCTTGTTGTTGAATTTATGAGCAACGGCACTCTTTATGATGTTCTTCATTCTAATTCAAGACCCCCTAATTGGGCCCGCAGAATTCGATTAGCTCTGCAAATTGCTAAGGCTATCGACATTTTGCACTCACTTAACCCACCAGTAATTCATAGGGATATTAAGTCTGCAAATGTTTTGATTGATAGGAATTACAATGCTAGATTGGGTGATTTTGGTTTAGCATTAAGGTGTGGAAGTGATGATGATTATAGACTTAAGTCAACCCCACCTGCTGGTACTATGGGTTATCTTGATCCTTGTTATGTCACTCCAGACAATTTGAGTACTAAAACTGATGTCTTTAGTTTTGGTATTTTGTTGTTGGAGATCATTAGTGGGAGAAAAGCTATTGATGTTGGCCATTCTCCTCCTTCTATTGTGGATTGGGCAATTCCACTTATCAAGAAGGGGAAACTCGGATTTGTTTATGATCCCCGAATTGCCCCTCTAAAGGATCTTATAACTCGAAAGCAATTGGCTTTGATTGCTGCTAAATGTGTGAGATCTTGTAGGGAGAGGCGGCCATCGATGAAGGAGGTAGCAGATTGGCTTACTTCTTTGAGTAAATTGGTTCCTCTTCATTCCTGGAACGGGTTTAACAATCCCTGTATGATGGTGGAGACAGTGGGACGTCCTGTTGAAATGAGAATTCCCCAGTTTGGTATGAAACGGGATAGTATTGGAGAAGACAATTTTGATGGTGCAGATGATGAACTTGGTGTGAAATCTGTGAAGGATTCACGCAGAGTGTACTCGGATCTGGGGTTTCGGAGCAATCTGATGGAACTCATGGCTGGTGCAGAGGGGGAGACTGATGGGGTTGAATCTAATTTGAAGTCTGGAAATAGAGCTTCCAGTTCTAGGTTTAGTAGTGCAAGATATAGTACTAAGGGAAGACCAAGATCCAAGTCTCGTGTAGACGACAAAGTTCTCATTCGAATGAGAAAAAACCAATCTGCAGATGGTGGTTCAGATTTGTTTTCGGAACAGGATGGTGCGGTTGCTCTTTCAAGATTTAATACCGGAGTATGA